In Luteibacter mycovicinus, a genomic segment contains:
- a CDS encoding MlaD family protein: METRAHHVLIGLFAVLVVLFGLAFGVWLAKAHSDQEWNYYDIVFNEAVTGLSKGGAVQYNGIRLGDVTQLRLDPEDPRRVLARVRLTGDTPLRKDTHAKLAVTGVTGVAIIQLSGGSPGSPLLVGHDGEVPVIMADPSPLARLLAGGEDLITNISQAAAQAKDLLSKGNVQRIERTLDHLDKTTAVIADEREDIRSLIRQLNTTTQEASATLAESRTLVHNANGLVEGQGKATLESAQRAMASLEHSMASVDRLLNDNADAINGGAASLGDLAPALRELRDTLGSLRSITRRLDENPSGYLFGREKTKEFTP, from the coding sequence ATGGAAACGCGTGCCCACCACGTCTTGATAGGACTGTTCGCGGTCCTCGTCGTCCTGTTCGGCCTGGCCTTCGGGGTCTGGCTGGCCAAGGCGCACTCCGATCAGGAGTGGAACTATTACGACATCGTGTTCAACGAGGCGGTCACCGGCCTGTCGAAGGGCGGCGCGGTGCAGTACAACGGCATCCGCCTCGGCGATGTCACGCAGCTGCGTCTGGATCCCGAAGACCCGCGCCGTGTGCTCGCCCGTGTCCGCCTGACCGGCGACACACCGTTGCGCAAGGACACGCACGCCAAGCTGGCCGTCACGGGTGTGACCGGTGTGGCCATCATCCAGCTTTCCGGCGGTTCGCCCGGCAGCCCGCTGCTGGTGGGTCATGACGGCGAAGTGCCGGTCATCATGGCCGACCCGTCCCCGCTCGCGCGACTCCTCGCCGGCGGCGAAGACCTGATCACCAACATCAGCCAGGCTGCCGCGCAGGCCAAGGATCTGCTGTCGAAGGGCAACGTGCAGCGCATCGAGCGCACGCTGGATCATCTGGACAAGACCACCGCGGTCATCGCCGACGAGCGCGAGGACATCCGCTCGCTCATCAGGCAGCTGAATACGACGACGCAGGAAGCGAGCGCCACCCTCGCCGAGAGCCGCACGCTGGTGCACAACGCCAACGGCCTGGTCGAAGGCCAGGGCAAGGCGACGCTGGAGAGCGCGCAGCGGGCGATGGCGTCACTGGAGCATTCGATGGCCTCCGTCGATCGCCTGCTCAATGACAATGCCGATGCGATCAATGGCGGCGCCGCCAGTCTGGGCGACCTCGCTCCGGCATTGCGTGAGCTGCGCGACACGCTGGGTTCGCTGCGCTCGATCACCCGCCGTCTCGACGAAAACCCCAGCGGCTACCTGTTCGGCCGCGAGAAGACCAAGGAGTTCACGCCATGA
- a CDS encoding ABC transporter ATP-binding protein, whose product MSARETVIEVRGLVNRFGAQTVHENLDLDVYRGEIIGVVGGSGTGKSVLLRTIVGLVRPVAGEVRVFGQDLLSLPAEKRSLVERRFGVLFQSGALFSSLTVAENVALPLVEHAGLDRLDAQRLAGVKLALSGLPVDAGRKYPSQLSGGMIKRAALARALALDPEILFLDEPTAGLDPISAAAFDSLLVTLRDALGLTVFLVTHDLDTLYSTCDRVAVLSQRRVLAAAPINEVARTDDAWVQAYFNGPRGRAATLAAHRGKD is encoded by the coding sequence GTGAGCGCGCGCGAAACCGTCATCGAAGTGCGTGGCCTGGTCAATCGCTTCGGCGCGCAGACCGTGCACGAGAACCTCGACCTCGATGTCTACCGGGGCGAGATCATCGGCGTCGTCGGTGGATCGGGTACCGGCAAGTCGGTCCTGCTGCGGACCATCGTCGGGCTCGTTCGACCGGTTGCTGGTGAAGTGCGGGTCTTCGGGCAAGACCTGCTTTCGCTGCCGGCGGAAAAACGGTCGCTCGTGGAGCGTCGTTTCGGCGTGCTGTTCCAGAGTGGCGCGCTGTTCTCGTCGTTGACGGTCGCCGAGAACGTCGCGCTCCCGCTCGTCGAACACGCCGGTCTCGACCGCCTGGACGCGCAGCGGCTGGCGGGCGTCAAGCTGGCCTTGTCCGGCCTGCCGGTGGATGCGGGTCGCAAGTATCCGTCGCAACTGTCGGGCGGCATGATCAAGCGCGCGGCACTGGCCCGCGCGCTGGCGCTGGATCCCGAGATCCTGTTTCTCGACGAGCCGACCGCGGGACTCGACCCGATCAGCGCGGCGGCGTTCGACAGCCTCCTCGTCACGCTGCGCGACGCGCTCGGTCTCACGGTTTTTCTGGTCACCCACGATCTGGACACCTTGTATTCCACCTGCGACCGCGTCGCCGTGTTGTCGCAGCGGCGCGTGCTCGCCGCGGCGCCGATCAATGAGGTCGCCCGCACCGACGACGCCTGGGTCCAGGCCTACTTCAACGGACCGCGCGGTCGCGCGGCCACCCTCGCCGCCCACCGAGGCAAGGACTGA
- a CDS encoding ABC transporter permease produces MTTAPAPGSATLTRDAAGERLSISGDWTLAHYPALQRRANELAGSIGAEVAVDIARLGAMDTSGAFVIAELLGSARTQQLAQHEDLPAARRALLKTVGDAIDAYCKGVKRKRDAGFVEALERIGRSLEGSWKQTAKLLAFIGITLQGFLATVWQPKRWRVTSLVSHIEQTGLDAVPILALLSFMVGAVVAFLGSTALASYGASIFTVDLIGFAFLREFGVLLTSILLAGRTASAFTAQIGSMKAREEIDAIRTLGLDPVELLVLPRVLALLIALPLLTFIAMIAGIVGGGVVCMAVLKMSPSMFLSMFQADISLTQFLVGIAKAPVFAFMIGVIGCMEGFKVSGSAQSVGEHTTSAVVQSIFVVILLDALAALFYMEMGW; encoded by the coding sequence ATGACGACGGCACCCGCCCCCGGCTCCGCCACCCTGACCCGCGACGCGGCGGGCGAACGACTGTCGATCTCGGGCGACTGGACGCTCGCCCACTATCCCGCCCTGCAGCGTCGCGCCAACGAACTGGCCGGATCGATCGGGGCGGAGGTCGCCGTCGACATCGCGCGGCTCGGCGCGATGGACACCTCCGGCGCCTTCGTCATCGCCGAACTGCTCGGCAGCGCACGCACCCAGCAACTGGCCCAGCATGAGGACCTGCCCGCTGCGCGGCGCGCGCTGCTGAAGACCGTGGGCGATGCCATCGACGCCTACTGCAAGGGCGTGAAGCGCAAGCGTGACGCCGGCTTCGTCGAAGCACTGGAGCGGATCGGCAGGTCGCTCGAAGGTTCCTGGAAACAGACCGCGAAGCTGCTGGCTTTCATCGGCATCACCCTGCAGGGATTTCTCGCCACCGTCTGGCAGCCGAAGCGCTGGCGGGTCACCTCACTGGTGTCGCATATCGAGCAGACCGGCCTGGACGCGGTACCGATCCTGGCGCTGCTCTCCTTCATGGTCGGTGCGGTGGTCGCCTTCCTCGGCTCGACCGCGCTGGCCAGCTACGGCGCCAGCATCTTCACCGTCGACCTGATCGGCTTCGCCTTCCTGCGCGAGTTCGGCGTCCTGCTGACCTCGATCCTGCTTGCCGGCCGGACCGCGAGCGCCTTCACCGCGCAGATCGGTTCGATGAAGGCGCGGGAAGAGATCGACGCCATCCGCACGCTGGGACTGGACCCGGTCGAACTCCTCGTTCTGCCCCGCGTGCTCGCCCTGCTGATCGCCCTGCCCCTGCTCACCTTCATCGCCATGATCGCCGGCATCGTCGGCGGCGGCGTGGTCTGCATGGCGGTGCTGAAGATGTCGCCGTCGATGTTCCTGTCGATGTTCCAGGCCGACATCTCGCTGACCCAGTTTCTGGTCGGCATCGCCAAGGCGCCCGTCTTCGCGTTCATGATCGGGGTGATCGGCTGCATGGAAGGCTTCAAGGTATCAGGCAGTGCGCAGTCCGTCGGCGAGCACACCACCTCGGCGGTGGTGCAGTCCATCTTCGTGGTGATCCTGCTCGATGCCCTCGCCGCCCTCTTCTATATGGAGATGGGCTGGTGA
- the gcvT gene encoding glycine cleavage system aminomethyltransferase GcvT, which produces MTEKTELNATHRELGARMVDFGGWDMPIAYGSQIEEHHAVRKDAGMFDVSHMTVVDLTGERVRPFLRKLVANNVDKLAKSGKALYTCMLDENGGVIDDLIVYFLREDFFRLVVNAATRVKDLAWITKQAAAFDVTVRERPEFGMIAVQGPNARQKLIALLPEDVREKATKLGKFAAIEVEGPNGMPLFLARTGYTGEDGFEVVVPNSRVVELWNLLREAGVAPAGLGARDTLRLEAGMNLYGQDMDETVTPWEAALAWTISLDEGRDFIGRAALESQKADGVSRVMVGLVMDEKGVLRHGQKVLTAIGDGEILSGGFAPTLGKSVAFARIPVGEHGDVRVDIRGREIPVRVVRFPFVRDGQPMPGIAD; this is translated from the coding sequence ATGACCGAAAAGACCGAACTCAACGCCACCCACCGTGAACTCGGTGCCCGCATGGTCGACTTCGGCGGCTGGGACATGCCGATCGCCTACGGCTCGCAGATCGAAGAACACCACGCCGTCCGCAAGGACGCCGGCATGTTCGACGTGTCGCACATGACGGTCGTCGACCTGACCGGCGAGCGGGTCCGTCCCTTTCTTCGCAAGCTGGTCGCCAACAATGTCGACAAGCTGGCCAAATCGGGCAAGGCGCTCTACACCTGCATGCTCGACGAGAACGGCGGTGTCATCGACGACCTCATCGTCTACTTCCTGCGCGAGGATTTTTTCCGTCTGGTCGTCAATGCGGCGACGCGCGTCAAGGATCTCGCGTGGATCACGAAGCAGGCGGCGGCCTTCGACGTCACCGTCCGTGAGCGCCCCGAGTTCGGCATGATCGCGGTGCAGGGGCCGAACGCCCGACAGAAGCTGATCGCACTGCTGCCCGAGGACGTCCGCGAGAAGGCGACGAAGCTGGGCAAGTTCGCCGCCATCGAGGTCGAAGGTCCCAACGGCATGCCGTTGTTCCTCGCCCGCACCGGTTACACGGGTGAAGACGGCTTCGAAGTCGTCGTACCGAACAGCCGCGTGGTCGAGCTGTGGAACCTGCTGCGCGAGGCGGGCGTCGCCCCGGCGGGTCTGGGTGCGCGCGACACCCTGCGCCTCGAAGCCGGCATGAATCTCTACGGTCAGGACATGGACGAAACGGTCACGCCATGGGAAGCCGCGCTGGCCTGGACGATCTCGCTCGACGAAGGCCGCGACTTCATCGGCCGCGCCGCGCTGGAGTCGCAGAAGGCTGACGGGGTGTCACGTGTCATGGTCGGTCTGGTGATGGACGAGAAGGGCGTGCTCCGTCACGGCCAGAAAGTTCTCACGGCTATCGGCGACGGCGAGATTCTTTCCGGCGGCTTCGCACCGACGCTCGGCAAGTCGGTCGCCTTCGCCCGCATTCCGGTCGGCGAGCACGGCGACGTGCGCGTGGACATCCGCGGTCGCGAGATTCCGGTGCGCGTGGTCAGGTTCCCGTTCGTCCGTGACGGCCAGCCCATGCCCGGCATCGCCGACTGA
- a CDS encoding DUF3103 family protein — protein sequence MHLPPGTTFLLFLLTAVASVPSTARAVTIGHSPTPEATTMLRRILLRDDKHPDSLGEASIFVVVSGTGQDGKPRTEVHPLPWVKRDRTWYDRSYPLVDWRRFTGGYVTLHIYDRTSGEDVAHVDTFYVIQPQRKYLLQNGAAGNAVLSLEPGAASAR from the coding sequence ATGCACCTGCCACCAGGCACGACGTTTCTTCTTTTCCTGCTGACCGCGGTCGCGAGCGTACCGTCGACCGCGCGTGCCGTGACGATCGGTCATTCGCCAACCCCGGAAGCCACCACCATGCTGCGGCGCATCCTGCTTCGCGACGACAAACATCCCGATTCGCTCGGCGAGGCGTCGATTTTTGTCGTGGTTTCCGGGACCGGTCAGGACGGCAAGCCGCGGACCGAAGTCCATCCCCTGCCCTGGGTCAAGCGGGATCGGACCTGGTATGACAGGTCCTATCCGTTGGTGGACTGGCGCCGCTTCACCGGCGGCTACGTCACGCTGCACATCTATGACCGCACGTCCGGCGAGGACGTCGCGCATGTGGATACCTTCTACGTCATCCAGCCGCAACGCAAATATCTGCTGCAGAACGGCGCAGCGGGCAACGCCGTCCTGTCACTGGAGCCGGGCGCGGCGTCCGCACGCTGA
- a CDS encoding DUF3103 family protein produces MTCLAALIAVALSPSLMATDVSSPGDARVALARDLASILHQPALDTAIRDHLGNGKAPLAEILNDYAQTAVADGKQDVVDDMLDLDRQAVHLRGLEGRLGHIASVRVHGLGAHPQPRSLRGFWTAAVTSDGSTGKKQVVAFDPEGKRHSFAIDQAPDIPMLLVETDGTAAVQAGMAVLNEAARGASSSRRLTTFARADASETKGELLTILKEIYLEKDHEPNIQGDAEVFAVVSGVDAAGKPVVVTQDMPWLDHDKRWYTPRQDLINWTQFGTNYVNVQFFEDDGNVNFQKLASALTEAVGDTALVVSPAAPPALIVAGISRIGQKILGAMESSWFENSTDYIDSFYVLERGHDYGSKNAPLIGARGEVKMVLAPYEVRQR; encoded by the coding sequence ATGACCTGCCTTGCAGCCCTCATCGCCGTCGCGCTCTCGCCGTCGCTGATGGCGACGGACGTTTCCTCCCCCGGCGACGCACGCGTCGCACTGGCACGCGACCTCGCCTCGATCCTCCACCAGCCCGCCCTCGATACCGCCATCCGTGACCATCTGGGTAACGGTAAGGCCCCATTGGCGGAAATTCTCAACGACTACGCCCAGACCGCGGTCGCCGATGGCAAGCAGGACGTCGTGGACGACATGCTCGACCTCGACCGACAGGCTGTCCACCTGCGCGGCCTCGAGGGCAGGCTCGGCCATATCGCCAGCGTGCGTGTCCACGGTCTGGGCGCACATCCGCAACCCAGGAGTCTTCGCGGCTTCTGGACCGCCGCCGTGACCAGCGACGGTTCGACCGGCAAGAAACAGGTCGTCGCGTTCGATCCCGAGGGTAAGCGACACAGCTTCGCGATCGACCAGGCTCCCGACATCCCCATGCTCCTGGTGGAAACCGACGGTACCGCCGCTGTGCAGGCAGGCATGGCCGTACTCAATGAGGCGGCGCGTGGCGCTTCGTCAAGTCGTCGACTAACGACCTTCGCCCGGGCTGACGCTAGCGAAACGAAGGGCGAGTTGCTGACCATCCTCAAGGAAATCTATCTGGAGAAGGATCACGAGCCCAACATTCAGGGCGATGCCGAGGTGTTTGCTGTCGTGTCCGGCGTCGATGCCGCCGGTAAACCCGTCGTCGTCACCCAGGACATGCCCTGGCTCGACCACGACAAGCGCTGGTATACGCCGAGACAGGACCTGATCAACTGGACACAGTTCGGCACCAACTACGTCAACGTGCAGTTCTTTGAAGACGACGGCAACGTCAACTTCCAGAAGCTTGCGTCCGCCCTGACGGAGGCGGTGGGCGACACCGCGCTGGTCGTGTCGCCGGCGGCTCCGCCCGCGCTCATCGTGGCGGGCATCTCCAGGATCGGCCAGAAGATACTCGGCGCGATGGAGAGTTCGTGGTTCGAAAACAGCACGGACTACATCGATTCGTTCTACGTGCTGGAGCGCGGGCACGATTACGGCAGCAAGAACGCTCCGCTGATCGGCGCCCGCGGCGAAGTGAAAATGGTCCTGGCGCCCTACGAGGTCCGCCAGCGTTGA
- the gcvH gene encoding glycine cleavage system protein GcvH: protein MSEIPGDLKFAKTHEWVRVEQDGTVTVGISDHAQGALGDLVYVELPEVGSSVQAGSSTAVVESVKAASDIYAPVSGEVTEVNTVLADKPETINEDAYEGGWIFKLKIADKSELDELMTADEYAEHAENDDH, encoded by the coding sequence ATGAGCGAAATCCCCGGCGATCTGAAATTTGCAAAAACCCACGAGTGGGTCCGCGTCGAACAGGACGGCACGGTCACCGTCGGCATCTCCGACCATGCGCAGGGCGCACTGGGCGATCTGGTCTACGTCGAGTTGCCGGAAGTGGGCAGCAGCGTGCAGGCAGGCAGCAGCACGGCGGTCGTCGAGTCGGTCAAGGCCGCCTCCGATATCTACGCGCCGGTGTCGGGCGAAGTGACCGAGGTGAACACGGTACTTGCCGACAAGCCGGAAACGATCAACGAAGATGCGTACGAGGGTGGCTGGATCTTCAAACTGAAGATCGCAGACAAGAGCGAACTCGACGAGCTGATGACAGCCGACGAGTACGCCGAGCATGCCGAGAACGACGACCACTGA
- the metJ gene encoding met regulon transcriptional regulator MetJ, with protein sequence MRQLTGNPEMETGKFVRPYVEHGSKAGAVRKITVSIPLHILRLLSDERTRRQVNNLRHATNSDLLVEAFLHAFTGQPLPTDEELKRTMATAKKATAKKSAAKKATKKSTVKKTAARKSPAKKASTRKVAVKKAATRKSPAKKATAKKAAVKKVARKASTRKVAAKKAVKKASVKKASVKKTARKAAPRKAAAPRKAASKKVAAAKVVRATKTAKAPRAAKAK encoded by the coding sequence TTGCGTCAATTGACGGGGAACCCGGAAATGGAAACAGGAAAATTCGTCAGGCCGTATGTGGAGCATGGTTCGAAAGCGGGTGCGGTACGCAAGATCACCGTCTCGATTCCGCTGCACATACTCCGCCTGCTATCCGATGAACGTACTCGCCGCCAGGTGAACAATTTGAGGCACGCTACGAACAGCGACCTGCTGGTCGAAGCGTTCCTCCACGCTTTTACTGGGCAACCACTGCCAACTGATGAGGAGCTGAAGAGAACTATGGCCACTGCCAAGAAAGCCACTGCCAAGAAGTCCGCCGCCAAGAAAGCGACGAAGAAGTCCACCGTAAAGAAGACGGCCGCGCGCAAGTCGCCGGCGAAGAAGGCTTCGACCCGTAAGGTCGCGGTCAAGAAGGCTGCGACCCGCAAGTCGCCGGCCAAGAAGGCCACCGCCAAGAAGGCTGCGGTCAAGAAGGTCGCCCGCAAGGCGTCCACCCGTAAGGTCGCTGCCAAGAAGGCAGTCAAGAAGGCTTCCGTAAAGAAGGCCTCCGTCAAGAAGACCGCTCGCAAGGCTGCTCCGCGTAAGGCTGCCGCCCCGCGTAAGGCTGCCTCGAAGAAGGTCGCCGCAGCGAAGGTCGTTCGCGCGACCAAGACCGCCAAGGCACCCCGGGCCGCCAAGGCCAAGTAA
- a CDS encoding energy transducer TonB → MDNRPPFIDRRQRGAVSPVTLAVIGIVVALAVAAWFLIVKPYRDARAAETPAPVAVQKAAATGVAPPANVDALSVDQLLAEARTAMNEQRLVAPAGNNAFEFYMKVLQKQPGNPVAADALRETFSYGSAATEQTINQRDFNEAQREIDLLAKADPENYTLTILRSKLDAQRKTLDREQQQAVDAQKAQQVAQQNAAATQRQQAEQAAAAIEAQRAQAAREQAARVAQAQQAVPVAAPVARPAAAPAASEGGAISDAVLIRQVNPRYPTAAMRANQEGWVDVELTVGPDGRVANVNVVDAQPKHIFDRSAIDAVSRWEYKAATRNGEPMTVTLRRRLQFNLGR, encoded by the coding sequence ATGGATAACCGTCCACCCTTTATCGATCGCCGCCAGCGTGGCGCGGTCAGTCCCGTGACGCTCGCCGTCATCGGCATCGTCGTCGCGCTCGCCGTTGCGGCCTGGTTCCTGATCGTCAAGCCTTACCGCGACGCCCGCGCCGCGGAGACGCCCGCGCCGGTAGCGGTGCAGAAGGCTGCCGCGACCGGCGTGGCCCCGCCGGCCAACGTCGATGCACTCAGCGTCGACCAGCTGCTGGCCGAAGCGCGTACCGCCATGAACGAGCAGCGCCTCGTCGCCCCGGCGGGCAACAATGCCTTCGAGTTCTATATGAAGGTGCTGCAGAAGCAGCCCGGCAACCCGGTCGCCGCGGATGCGCTGCGCGAGACCTTCTCCTACGGCTCAGCCGCGACGGAGCAGACGATCAACCAGCGCGACTTCAATGAAGCGCAGCGCGAGATCGACCTGCTCGCCAAGGCCGACCCCGAGAACTACACCCTGACCATCCTGCGTTCGAAGCTCGATGCACAGCGCAAGACGCTGGACCGCGAGCAGCAGCAGGCGGTCGATGCGCAGAAGGCTCAGCAGGTCGCGCAGCAGAATGCCGCCGCCACCCAGCGTCAGCAGGCCGAACAGGCCGCCGCGGCCATCGAGGCGCAGCGCGCGCAGGCCGCACGCGAGCAGGCGGCTCGTGTCGCTCAGGCGCAGCAGGCGGTGCCCGTCGCCGCACCCGTCGCACGACCGGCCGCCGCGCCGGCTGCCTCGGAGGGCGGGGCCATCAGCGATGCCGTCCTTATCCGTCAGGTCAACCCGCGCTATCCGACTGCCGCGATGCGTGCGAATCAGGAAGGCTGGGTCGACGTCGAGCTGACCGTCGGTCCCGACGGTCGCGTTGCGAACGTCAACGTGGTCGACGCTCAGCCGAAGCATATCTTCGACCGCTCCGCGATCGACGCCGTCAGCCGCTGGGAGTACAAGGCCGCCACACGCAACGGCGAACCGATGACCGTCACCCTGCGCCGCCGCCTGCAGTTCAACCTCGGCCGGTAA
- a CDS encoding serine hydrolase domain-containing protein encodes MSFRSASLLACALACAATAPFALAAPPPQKPPQKPPVVHVDPTSEKLPAERVKETIENYNRWMDAAEARDAAPAIVTAVIVDDKVVYERAIGYANAKTKEAATPETVFRLASLSKAFATGVTAVLVREGFLSWDTKLIDTIPYFKLKDMEAAQQATVRDILGQRLGLPRNTYDNMLEADAPYEELVRKLDEVDLSCKVGACYGYQNVAFSMIGDVIYATTGDYFFRQVERRIFAPLGMTTASYGRDALEASKSWARPHRGGPHNWIPYEPNDSYYRVAPAAGVNASLRDMEQWLMAQMGGRPDVLPTPSLDVLHAPEVATPSEVHSLPWRRARVTDAHYALGWRVFKYANEDLIFHAGAVSGYRTMIGFFPKYHAGVVTMWNGAGPVPAGLMPMVFDSLLGLNHVDWAGVEGSVRAAPVAKAAPATKTKAKGKAAPVKKAAPVKAVKKKKKPE; translated from the coding sequence ATGTCGTTTCGATCCGCCTCCCTGCTGGCCTGTGCGCTCGCCTGCGCCGCCACCGCCCCCTTCGCCCTCGCCGCTCCGCCGCCGCAGAAGCCGCCGCAGAAACCCCCGGTCGTCCATGTCGACCCGACGTCGGAAAAGCTGCCTGCGGAGCGCGTGAAGGAAACGATCGAGAACTACAACCGCTGGATGGACGCGGCCGAAGCCCGCGACGCCGCCCCCGCGATCGTCACCGCCGTTATCGTCGACGACAAGGTCGTGTACGAGCGCGCCATCGGCTACGCCAACGCGAAGACGAAAGAAGCCGCCACACCGGAAACCGTGTTCCGCCTGGCGTCGCTGTCGAAGGCCTTCGCCACGGGCGTCACCGCCGTGCTGGTCCGTGAAGGCTTTCTCAGCTGGGACACCAAGCTGATCGACACCATTCCGTATTTCAAGCTCAAGGACATGGAGGCGGCGCAGCAGGCGACCGTGCGCGACATCCTCGGCCAGCGCCTCGGTCTGCCGCGCAACACGTACGACAACATGCTCGAGGCCGACGCTCCCTACGAGGAGCTCGTCCGCAAACTGGACGAGGTGGACCTCTCCTGCAAGGTGGGCGCGTGCTACGGCTACCAGAACGTCGCCTTCAGCATGATCGGCGACGTCATCTACGCCACCACCGGCGATTATTTCTTTCGACAGGTCGAACGCCGCATCTTCGCCCCGCTGGGCATGACCACCGCCAGCTACGGCCGCGACGCGCTCGAAGCCAGCAAGAGCTGGGCACGCCCGCATCGCGGCGGTCCGCACAACTGGATTCCCTACGAGCCCAACGACAGTTACTACCGTGTCGCCCCCGCCGCTGGCGTCAACGCCAGCCTGCGCGACATGGAGCAGTGGCTGATGGCCCAGATGGGCGGACGTCCGGACGTCCTGCCGACGCCATCGCTGGACGTACTGCACGCGCCCGAGGTGGCCACGCCGTCGGAAGTTCACTCGCTGCCCTGGCGACGCGCGCGTGTCACCGACGCGCACTACGCGCTGGGCTGGCGCGTATTCAAGTACGCCAATGAAGACCTGATCTTCCATGCGGGCGCGGTCTCTGGCTATCGCACGATGATCGGCTTCTTTCCCAAGTATCACGCCGGTGTCGTGACCATGTGGAACGGTGCGGGTCCGGTCCCGGCGGGTCTGATGCCGATGGTGTTCGACAGCCTGCTTGGGCTCAACCACGTCGACTGGGCGGGTGTGGAAGGAAGCGTGCGCGCGGCGCCGGTGGCCAAGGCGGCGCCTGCCACGAAAACCAAAGCGAAAGGCAAGGCGGCGCCCGTGAAGAAGGCGGCACCGGTCAAGGCGGTGAAGAAAAAGAAGAAGCCGGAGTAA
- a CDS encoding NTP/NDP exchange transporter, with the protein MNERRPFARDEARTLTLSVIAFFFVMTSYYVLRPVRDQLAGAAGSQSLPQFYAIVFVVMLALTPVFGWLVSRFPRKLVIGSSYVFFAASMLAFIPAFVAQDRIGAVALGRIFFVWVSVFNLFVVSLFWSFMADVYRSQQARLMFPFIAAGGMAGALLGPLLTRLLVQRLGVPAMLVVSAAFLLLALGALLALSARRDLNDESEGAPVGGSILQGAKAAFSQPFLRYMLVLMLLGDGIATMGYTLMADYTKGHFADNAARTAFYADLDLWTNCFGALLQLTLTPLIMRGLGVVWAMVLPALVNMVLLLGLSVLGLIDLHVFGWTVPVIAIVLVGSRGMTYGMTKPASDALYTRTPREVRYKGKNFIETAVWRFGDLVVTSGLVAIRGAGVGITAIGLTAAGLACVAAEMGRRAAKSPDLLPEQRDDATRSSS; encoded by the coding sequence GTGAACGAACGTCGACCCTTCGCCAGGGATGAAGCGAGGACCCTCACGCTCTCCGTCATCGCCTTCTTCTTCGTGATGACGTCGTACTACGTGCTCCGTCCGGTGCGCGATCAGCTCGCTGGCGCGGCCGGATCGCAGTCGTTGCCGCAGTTCTACGCGATCGTCTTCGTGGTGATGCTGGCGCTGACACCGGTCTTCGGCTGGCTGGTCTCGCGATTTCCGCGCAAGCTGGTGATCGGCAGCAGCTACGTCTTCTTCGCCGCTTCGATGCTCGCGTTCATCCCGGCCTTCGTCGCCCAGGACCGCATCGGCGCGGTGGCGCTGGGGCGGATCTTCTTCGTCTGGGTCAGTGTGTTCAATCTCTTTGTCGTGTCGCTCTTCTGGAGCTTCATGGCGGATGTCTACCGCAGCCAGCAGGCGCGGCTGATGTTCCCGTTCATCGCGGCCGGTGGCATGGCGGGCGCGCTGCTCGGCCCCTTACTGACACGGCTGCTCGTCCAGCGCCTCGGTGTGCCCGCGATGCTCGTCGTCTCCGCGGCGTTCCTGCTGCTGGCGCTGGGCGCACTGCTCGCGCTCTCGGCACGGCGTGACCTGAACGATGAAAGCGAAGGCGCGCCGGTGGGCGGATCGATCCTGCAAGGCGCGAAGGCGGCGTTCTCGCAGCCGTTCCTGCGGTACATGCTCGTGCTGATGCTGCTCGGCGACGGCATCGCCACGATGGGCTATACGCTGATGGCGGATTACACCAAGGGGCATTTCGCCGACAACGCGGCACGCACGGCCTTCTATGCCGATCTCGATCTGTGGACCAACTGCTTCGGTGCGTTGCTGCAGCTGACGCTCACCCCGCTGATCATGCGCGGGCTGGGCGTGGTCTGGGCCATGGTTCTGCCAGCGCTGGTCAATATGGTGCTGCTGCTCGGCCTGTCGGTGCTCGGACTGATCGACCTGCACGTCTTCGGCTGGACGGTGCCGGTGATCGCGATCGTGCTGGTCGGCTCGCGCGGCATGACCTACGGCATGACCAAGCCGGCGTCCGACGCGCTGTACACCCGCACGCCGCGCGAAGTGCGCTACAAGGGCAAGAACTTCATCGAGACCGCTGTCTGGCGCTTCGGCGATTTGGTGGTGACGTCGGGACTCGTCGCCATACGTGGCGCGGGTGTGGGCATCACGGCGATCGGCCTGACCGCCGCGGGTCTCGCCTGCGTGGCGGCCGAGATGGGCCGACGTGCGGCGAAATCGCCCGACCTGCTACCCGAGCAACGCGACGACGCGACCCGGTCTAGCTCGTGA